Within Candidatus Dadabacteria bacterium, the genomic segment ACGAGAAAACCTCTTCTCTTTCTCGGTAAAAATCCTCAGTCGACTCCGGACTGCTCTGCGAGTTCCTCAACCTCGTCCACCATCGCACCTATCACGTCAAGTCCCGTCTGCCAGAAACCGGGGTTGTTTATATCTACCCCCACTCCAGAGAGGAGCTCTGCGGGCGAGGCGCTTCCCCCGGACCGAAGAAGCTCCATGTAATCGGGCACAAAAGACCTTCCCCGCTCCAAGAACATTCCGTAAAGAGCTAGGGTGAGCAGCTCACCGAATGAATATGCGTAGCAGTAAAAGGGAGAGTGTATGAAATGGGGGATGTAAAGCCACCAGTAAGCGTAGTTTTCGGTCAGGGTAACAGAATCTCCAAACATCTCACGGTTAGCCTCGATCCAGAGTTCGCTTATTCTCGGGGTCGTAAGCTCCCCCTGATCTCTTCTTTCGCTGTGCAGGTTCTGCTCGAACCTTGTAAGTACCGCCTGTCTGAAGACCGTGGCCATTATATCCTCGAGTTTTTCCGCTACCAGAACCAGCCTGCCTTCCCTTCGCGTTTCTTCCTCCTTGAGGCGGTGAAACACGAGCATTTCCGCAAAGACGCTTGCGGTCTCAGCAGTGGTAAGAGGCGTGTGGGCCTGAAAATAACCCTGTCGTCTCGAAAGATACTGGTGCACGCCGTGGCCAAGCTCGTGAGCCAGAATCATCACGTCTCTCGGTTTCCCGGTGTAGTTCATAAAAACATAGGGGTGTACGCCGGGAACCGTACCGTGGCTGAAAGCGCCTCCTCTTTTCCCGTCCCGAAGCTCGGCGTCTATCCAGTTTTTCTCGAAAAACGAAGACGCGGTCTTTTTCATCTCGGATGAGAATTCACCGAACGAAGAAAGCACGATTTCCTCTGCCTTGTCCCATGGAACCTGCTCCCTCTCCGAACCCAGGGGAGCGTAGCGGTCGTAGTCGTAGAATCTTCGGTACCCGAGAAGTTTTCCCTTGAGTCCATAGTAG encodes:
- a CDS encoding M3 family oligoendopeptidase: MAKAEGISWDLSDLYGGISDPRVEKDFERISARASRFEKKYRGKIKSPSLTAGKLAGAVKELERLSERIGKILSFAHLVFAADTRDPKNGAFRSSMQQKATEVQKKLIFFYVEWVSVPKKRAKKLLNNPELSEYRHFLEQERQYRNHTLSEAEEKILQEKSNTGQKAFSRLFDEVVNNIQFRVRLSGKTERLNQSRTLSLLYDPDRRKRKAAWSGLTRGLKENSHVLTYIFNTLVNDHSINDRLRSYEDPMSARHLSNEISHSAVEALLESCEQSFGFVKRYYGLKGKLLGYRRFYDYDRYAPLGSEREQVPWDKAEEIVLSSFGEFSSEMKKTASSFFEKNWIDAELRDGKRGGAFSHGTVPGVHPYVFMNYTGKPRDVMILAHELGHGVHQYLSRRQGYFQAHTPLTTAETASVFAEMLVFHRLKEEETRREGRLVLVAEKLEDIMATVFRQAVLTRFEQNLHSERRDQGELTTPRISELWIEANREMFGDSVTLTENYAYWWLYIPHFIHSPFYCYAYSFGELLTLALYGMFLERGRSFVPDYMELLRSGGSASPAELLSGVGVDINNPGFWQTGLDVIGAMVDEVEELAEQSGVD